From a region of the Daphnia magna isolate NIES linkage group LG1, ASM2063170v1.1, whole genome shotgun sequence genome:
- the LOC116916656 gene encoding protein virilizer codes for MSESEELLFFDTFAHGTTEELNLDLVQFPKPVYINQVRVIPLGAKVQADFPGGVRLGATNPSQFKLELFVNDLSKPGASAFETLGVLDYNQNSNIHYDSDKKVPTDGLVLRGWYTTVTLAVYGVITRAPIISIPPPPPAAPIKPASPVPDESIQPPVPELASVLTSQIPEEKLWTSTPPFEEKPDLLKCENAFVSTAPVVEFEVKHEDEPEKELKVKVEEKIVEKVREKSRRSDEFIRTRDSSEFRERDWECDRASKVDGERSNRSDHRGRHDVDRSKNDPDRIRSDPDRHRGESDRNRTDSDREKTKMELDRKRGESDRTKSDRSDSDRTRSDLERTRSDPERTKSEFDRAKGDVSRNRIDLERARVDKNDADRLRSDSDRVKCDPDRIKGDSDRARTDERARSDRDRERRGDRSDRKERSKERERSSGGSERDRSRERSRDRHREKDRAKERGSRESSRRPRTPAEDKKPVEIVVVPPAPVSVPVEVPPPPPPPPPPPPLTPVKREETPIECFSPGVEMEAISDDEMPDVDNLIRVDENVEEEVNEIEAPESALQNVEPTVGNDVVNSTDLAVEAPAESVNEPEELEELEEILSDEDLMFEDYNTDIADLDINEFGDLFEIGKPFNPYNIELQPLQILSDPSNTILQRISKGLSESRIPCSELEDAALRLQTLLELTSRGEKWIESMNHLVSILPNALAFLHSQADVLKSVQDKVVEWLLHGLDFDSAREQLGPSTHTVRHIKCGLKLSQVVAQCSQSLVERSVDRGVLTKIASLYRAPHMAQSLKLMCLRSLDALLFWPYVMEHWRGKPVLECANGYQYLIQLVEETQPSRAQVTVSALIRKIHTYEALQRIHNVGQILVRLPPSGFRRKDIRRPSGMSMESQDSNSQDSFSTTTSCPPLVAENPLEPHLTQLLSSLDQVRKVYLNPLLTVGHLVRFLPVYRQYEISNPGSDPLQGIYSFMRHHRFLSVLLLLSTHPLSGSDHVIVDIVLNLLEDLGKTHHGLCFLSSEPDVTTLILRALMHTSVSHGHASIGLASEPSEGRHDEYANMEELNVTSHHASMTPHRLGVQLAHSLHIIQCLDVLKHHVINNNKDSPAAIECIQSLYSLVFSVSGRLALIHVLAMDSNIDVLLNILTNEEDADVETKMKESAVRGYAAELIALAVRSTENAIFYAKYAVALNGLVASNQDDSNKLAHLARWVEILNRPQVFTLDSGLPILCEIVKQHADDVSSFPPELIVALRLLCPLAIPNQQGESGTEEYVELKYAYAVVQLFSHDMLSVLVSMLLRLCQAYEQPAVHGAVLAGPQGFLLLSLVYPSLKLIRRLLCQLIRCRDSEFRDLTAVSVLLQTYATVSAVPASSLLHYKVAECCSDIIGTLLAYTQPLLQTGDGNSVKNNSTNSVMKTSTTPEDAIARSLWTQMVQEILKYVHSCSGPAAFITGLQVLNEILPLPLPLFKRVGGETQFSDDHIQEILNARKLWSVHLHTLGPQIQQVVRLLCCSGPQLLQLLRKVCVQIADLSASTALVIGRAALDAVLSSCLIQDPSPPANAKSEENEKDVVVASLPVTLVCTAHSARVLNFLAAIVTHPPIKAAVLQLCRGLQKSDEKYSDFLQCLCLILNSVSRTSAHIQSQECVVSICQALLDADICLLSPDKVEYESYLSAALPSREPMLIIISGLWDHLANSEHNYSSLLPTLRTLTLLTEHNYTFQYLHKVLERKRHALWAFFEKMANSFNKDSSDSVSTLSTALELLRTLVKTPAASGLGRRNVTVPIVTLSEALQWQSDPLPVEENVLEEPKKHPLLALEDFLREHCTEEESMESLRESLSALVRILQTSDSDSTIPKDTPAEIIIPLPETLNLQFAHRPLLSDSPTDEDRLSSSYWLSNHQHWVDEPADSDTDYVRCDLLETAQSCLGADVDLMALTERLCKSHTEPMEIGGRATTVITIKGRIDARSTDAPPGRPILSTARDKSSKPYVAPMRGRGFGRPGVNGRNDPFRSRAPNTSRPPSLHVDDFVAMEKNGVGGPSSSSGVCNSLYGTKVTRGGGGRGSGNRGRGFPGERGRFNFQQPRREGVRSRPGGTSSTSSASVKWDDPYLHSSVTEVRSATRFQSTNRVWTNTASKERYSSPSNTAPPAGRTRHTRTFSR; via the exons ATGTCAGAGAGCGAAGAATTGTTGTTCTTCGACACGTTtgctcatggtacaacagag GAATTGAATTTGGATTTGGTACAATTTCCCAAGCCCGTGTACATAAACCAAGTGCGAGTCATACCTTTAGGCGCCAAAGTGCAAGCCGATTTTCCTGGAGGAGTGCGTTTGGG AGCCACGAATCCATCCCAGTTCAAGCTTGAACTATTTGTGAATGATTTGAGCAAACCTGGGGCATCTGCATTTGAAACACTTGGGGTCCTGGATTACAACCAGAATTCTAATATTCATTATGATTCTGACAAAAAA GTACCAACAGATGGGTTAGTTTTGAGAGGCTGGTATACAACTGTGACACTTGCTGTTTATGGGGTTATTACACGGGCCCCCATAATCAGCATACCTCCACCCCCTCCAGCTGCCCCTATCAAGCCTGCAAGCCCAGTTCCAGATGAATCAATCCAACCACCAGTTCCAGAGTTAGCATCAGTGTTAACCAGTCAAATACCAGAAGAAAAATTATGGACTTCTACACCTCCATTTGAAGAAAAACCTGACCTTCTCAAGTGTGAAAATGCTTTTGTGTCAACAGCACCGGTGGTCGAATTTGAAGTAAAGCACGAGGATGAGCCGGAGAAAGAACTTAAAGTGAAGGTCGAAGAAAAAATAGTCGAGAAGGTGCGGGAGAAAAGCAGACGTAGTGATGAGTTCATACGGACGCGAGATTCAAGTGAATTCCGTGAAAGAGACTGGGAATGTGATCGAGCCAGCAAAGTAGATGGCGAGCGAAGCAATCGAAGTGACCATCGAGGCCGACATGACGTTGACCGATCCAAAAATGATCCGGATCGAATACGGTCTGATCCCGACAGGCACAGGGGTGAATCTGACCGTAATAGAACAGACTCCGACCGTGAGAAGACCAAAATGGAGCTGGATCGAAAACGAGGTGAATCCGATCGAACTAAGAGTGATCGGAGTGATTCAGATCGAACTAGAAGTGATCTTGAACGAACTAGAAGTGATCCTGAAAGAACAAAGAGTGAATTTGATAGAGCCAAAGGTGATGTTAGTAGAAACAGGATCGATTTAGAACGGGCAAGAGTTGATAAAAACGACGCTGACCGACTCAGAAGTGATTCCGACCGAGTTAAGTGTGACCCAGATCGAATAAAGGGCGATTCAGATCGGGCCAGAACTGACGAACGAGCTAGAAGCGACCGAGACCGTGAAAGACGTGGTGATAGGAGCGATCGTAAAGAACGATCGAAGGAACGCGAAAGAAGCAGTGGCGGGAGCGAGCGTGATCGATCGCGTGAAAGGTCCCGTGATCGTCATCGCGAAAAAGATAGAGCAAAAGAACGAGGATCACGTGAAAGCTCTAGACGGCCTCGTACACCCGCAGAAGACAAGAAACCAGTTGAAATCGTTGTTGTCCCACCAGCACCGGTATCCGTACCGGTTGAAGTTCCGCCGCCAcctcctcctccaccaccACCTCCGCCTCTTACTCCCGTTAAACGAGAAGAGACCCCTATTGAATGTTTTTCACCTGGTGTAGAAATGGAAGCCATATCAGACGATGAAATGCCGGATGTAGATAACTTAATCCGCGTTGATGAAAACGTTGAAGAGGAAGTAAACGAAATTGAAGCACCTGAATCCGCGTTGCAAAACGTAGAACCAACCGTAGGAAATGATGTTGTCAATTCGACTGATTTGGCAGTTGAAGCACCTGCGGAAAGTGTCAACGAACCCGAAGAGCTGGAAGAGCTAGAAGAAATTCTTAGCGACGAAGACCTCATGTTTGAAGACTATAACACTGACATAGCAGATTTGGATATAAATGAATTTGGCGATCTTTTCGAAATAGGAAAACCATTTAATCCTTACAACATCGAGCTTCAACCACTTCAAATTTTATCAGATCCTTCGAACACCATATTACAGCGAATAAGCAAAGGTCTCTCGGAGTCTCGAATACCTTGCAGTGAACTGGAAGACGCAGCATTGAGACTTCAGACATTATTAGAGCTTACTTCACGCGGAGAAAAATGGATCGAAAGTATGAATCACTTGGTGTCTATTTTGCCCAATGCTCTGGCGTTCTTACATTCACAAGCGGATGTGCTTAAATCGGTTCAGGATAAAGTAGTCGAGTGGCTACTTCACGGTCTGGATTTCGATAGTGCTCGTGAGCAACTTGGGCCATCGACACACACAGTCCGTCACATCAAGTGCGGACTGAAGCTGTCCCAGGTAGTGGCGCAGTGCTCGCAGTCACTTGTAGAACGTTCGGTAGATCGCGGCGTCCTGACGAAAATTGCAAGCCTTTACCGTGCACCTCATATGGCCCAGTCGTTAAAGCTAATGTGCCTACGGAGTCTTGACGCCTTACTTTTCTGGCCGTATGTTATGGAGCATTGGAGAGGAAAACCTGTACTGGAATGCGCGAATGGATACCAGTATTTGATCCAACTTGTAGAGGAGACCCAGCCCTCGCGAGCTCAAGTGACAGTGTCTGCCCTCATTCGAAAGATTCATACCTACGAAGCCTTGCAGCGGATTCATAACGTTGGGCAAATTCTGGTTCGCTTACCTCCAAGCGGCTTTAGGCGAAAGGACATCCGTCGCCCGTCAGGCATGAGCATGGAAAGCCAGGATTCAAACTCTCAAGACAGTTTTTCTACAACGACTTCGTGTCCACCTCTTGTTGCGGAGAACCCCCTAGAGCCCCACCTAACACAATTACTCTCTAGTTTGGATCAAGTCCGTAAAGTCTATCTTAACCCGTTGTTAACTGTTGGTCATCTAGTTCGTTTTCTGCCCGTCTATCGACAATACGAGATCTCCAATCCGGGCTCCGATCCACTTCAGGGCATCTACAGTTTCATGCGCCACCACAGATTTTTGAGCGTTTTATTACTTCTGTCAACTCATCCGTTGTCAGGAAGTGATCACGTCATCGTGGACATAGTGTTGAACTTGTTGGAGGATTTGGGGAAAACGCATCATGGGCTTTGTTTCCTTTCTAGTGAACCAGACGTAACAACCTTGATCCTTCGGGCTCTAATGCACACATCTGTTAGTCACGGACATGCGTCAATTGGCTTGGCGAGTGAACCATCCGAGGGTCGTCACGACGAGTACGCCAATATGGAAGAACTGAACGTCACTAGTCATCATGCATCGATGACTCCACATCGGCTAGGGGTTCAGCTAGCTCATTCACTACACATTATCCAGTGTCTGGATGTCCTGAAACATCACGTGATCAATAACAACAAAGACAGCCCGGCCGCCATCGAATGCATCCAATCGCTCTACAGTCTCGTTTTCAGCGTTTCAGGCCGCTTGGCTCTAATCCATGTACTTGCAATGGATAGTAACATCGATGTTTTGCTTAACATTCTCACAAATGAAGAGGACGCGGATgtcgaaacaaaaatgaaagaatcgGCTGTCCGCGGATATGCGGCTGAGTTAATTGCGCTTGCCGTAAGATCAACAGAGAATGCAATATTTTATGCCAAATACGCTGTGGCGCTCAACGGACTGGTGGCTTCCAATCAAGATGATAGCAATAAGTTAGCCCATCTGGCTCGCTGGGTTGAAATCCTGAATCGACCGCAAGTTTTCACACTTGATAGTGGTTTGCCAATTCTTTGTGAAATAGTCAAGCAGCATGCCGACGACGTGTCGAGCTTTCCACCCGAACTTATTGTAGCCCTTCGTCTGCTTTGTCCACTTGCCATACCCAACCAACAG GGAGAAAGCGGCACCGAAGAATACGTCGAACTCAAGTATGCGTACGCTGTAGTACAGCTCTTCAGTCACGATATGCTGAGCGTGTTAGTAAGCATGCTACTGAGGCTTTGTCAAGCCTATGAGCAGCCGGCTGTTCATGGGGCCGTTTTGGCCGGACCACAAGGCTTTCTTCTGCTATCCCTTGTTTATCCGTCACTTAAGTTGATCCGCCGTCTCCTCTGTCAGCTTATCCGCTGCCGTGACTCAGAATTTCGTGACCTGACAGCAGTTTCGGTCTTATTACAGACTTACGCCACGGTCAGTGCTGTTCCGGCTTCATCCTTGCTCCATTACAAAGTTGCAGAATGCTGTTCCGACATTATCGGCACTCTGTTGGCGTATACTCAGCCTTTGTTGCAAACTGGGGATGGCAACAGCGTGAAAAATAATAGTACTAATAGTGTCATGAAAACATCTACCACCCCGGAAGATGCCATAGCGCGAAGTTTGTGGACGCAGATGGTTCAGGAGATTTTAAAGTATGTTCATTCTTGTTCCGGACCGGCTGCATTTATCACGGGATTGCAAGTGCTCAACGAAATTCTCCCACTGCCATTGCCTCTGTTTAAACGAGTCGGAGGGGAAACACAGTTTTCGGACGATCATATTCAAGAGATACTCAATGCTCGCAAACTTTGGAGTGTCCACCTGCACACCCTCGGGCCACAAATCCAGCAAGTTGTTCGGCTATTGTGTTGTTCTGGCCCTCAACTTTTGCAGTTGTTGCGGAAAGTGTGTGTCCAGATTGCTGATCTCTCAGCCAGCACAGCCCTTGTTATAGGTAGAGCCGCCTTGGATGCTGTACTTTCCAGTTGTCTGATTCAAGATCCTAGTCCACCAGCTAACGCCAAAagcgaagaaaatgaaaaagatgtCGTCGTAGCTTCCCTTCCGGTCACACTGGTTTGCACAGCCCACTCGGCCCGAGTGTTGAATTTTCTCGCTGCTATTGTGACACACCCACCCATCAAAGCTGCGGTGCTTCAGCTTTGTCGCGGGTTACAGAAATCTGACGAGAAATATAGCGACTTTCTCCAATGCTTGTGCCTGATCCTCAACTCGGTTTCAAGAACATCGGCTCACATCCAATCACAGGAATGCGTCGTCTCCATCTGCCAGGCATTACTCGACGCCGATATTTGCCTTTTGTCGCCTGACAAAGTCGAATATGAGTCATACCTATCCGCCGCTCTTCCGTCCCGTGAACCTATGTTAATCATTATTTCTGGTTTATGGGATCATCTCGCCAACTCCGAACACAACTATTCGTCACTGCTGCCCACGCTTCGGACGCTAACATTGCTAACAGAGCACAATTACACGTTCCAGTACCTGCATAAAGTCTTGGAGCGAAAGCGGCATGCTCTTTGGGCTTTTTTCGAGAAAATGGCCAACAGTTTCAACAAGGATAGTTCAGATAGTGTGTCCACTTTGTCAACTGCATTAGAACTTCTCAGGACGCTCGTTAAGACTCCGGCGGCATCAGGCCTCGGTCGGCGCAATGTTACCGTGCCAATTGTTACGCTTTCCGAAGCTCTCCAGTGGCAAAGTGATCCTCTACCGGTCGAAGAAAATGTTCTTGAAGAGCCTAAAAAGCATCCACTACTTGCTCTTGAAGATTTCCTGCGAGAGCATTGTACAGAGGAAGAATCTATGGAAAGCTTGCGAGAAAGCCTTTCAGCTTTAGTAAGAATCCTTCAGACTTCAGACTCGGATTCAACCATCCCAAAAGATACCCCAGCGGAGATTATTATCCCGCTTCCAGAGACGCTTAATCTACAATTTGCGCACCGTCCGTTGCTTAGTGATTCACCAACTGATGAGGATCGTCTTTCTTCTTCGTACTGGTTATCAAACCATCAGCACTGGGTAGATGAACCTGCTGATTCCGACACTGATTACGTCCGTTGTGATCTTCTGGAGACTGCACAGAGCTGCTTGGGTGCCGACGTGGATTTAATGGCTTTGACGGAACGTCTTTGCAAGAGCCACACCGAACCTATGGAGATTGGTGGACGTGCGACCACAGTAATTACAATTAAAGGTCGAATCGATGCTAGATCTACTGATGCGCCACCGGGACGACCCATTCTTTCGACAGCTCGTGATAAATCAAGTAAACCCTATGTGGCCCCAATGCGAGGTAGAGGATTTGGAAGACCTGGTGTCAATGGGCGAAACGACCCATTTCGTTCTCGTGCACCTAATACGTCACGTCCACCATCGCTCCATGTGGACGATTTTGTTGCCATGGAAAAGAATGGTGTTGGCGGACCGTCATCGTCATCCGGGGTTTGCAATAGCTTGTACGGCACGAAAGTCACAAGAGGTGGAGGAGGAAGGGGAAGTGGTAATCGAGGCCGAGGTTTCCCCGGTGAGCGTGGTCGCTTTAACTTCCAGCAACCGCGACGTGAAGGCGTCAGGTCTCGTCCCGGTGGTACCAGTTCGACATCGTCTGCTTCAGTTAAGTGGGATGATCCGTATCTGCATTCATCAGTGACAGAAGTGCGCTCTGCTACTCGTTTTCAGTCTACTAATCGTGTCTGGACCAACACCGCTAGCAAGGAGCGGTACAGTTCGCCGTCAAACACGGCCCCACCAGCTGGACGCACGCGACACACGCGCACGTTTTCACGCTAA